One genomic segment of [Limnothrix rosea] IAM M-220 includes these proteins:
- a CDS encoding TldD/PmbA family protein has translation MVVEQILDLAKKKGIEAEVYYRSSRDTPIDFENNRLKSLETKATQGVVLRVVVNGKLGFASSTDLTRLEAVVDAAIATAEIGDPVDFEFAKNFKEVVPESDYELPETAKLVKVGEELIEKVHSYNSDILVSAGFHIRSGQTKLATTGGVYGERNSKVVSASLGGNLVQGEDFLQAYGYDVAKNGEPDYDKILATLIEKYTNAEKTASISSGKYPVLFTPRAALSTIGGLFDTILSGQVVVQKASPLAGKLGEKLFGDVLTIYEDPTIGVSACPFDDEGTPTSKKTFIKNGVVQQFYWDRQWAARGNAEATGNGFRGGLSRPSPDMVNFCMGAGQTPLADLIKDMKEGVIVDQVLGAGQSNQLAGEFSVNLDLGYKVENGEIVGRLKNTMVAGSIFEAFDHLIDLSDRREWVGGSALMPSMLFGKLGVASREV, from the coding sequence ATGGTCGTCGAGCAAATTTTAGATCTCGCTAAAAAAAAGGGTATTGAAGCGGAGGTTTACTATCGCAGCAGTCGCGATACTCCCATTGATTTTGAAAATAATCGCCTTAAGTCCCTCGAAACTAAAGCAACTCAGGGTGTTGTTCTACGCGTGGTTGTCAATGGCAAACTTGGGTTTGCGAGCTCTACTGACCTGACTCGCCTCGAAGCTGTCGTTGATGCGGCGATCGCCACCGCAGAGATTGGCGATCCCGTCGATTTTGAATTTGCCAAAAATTTTAAAGAAGTCGTTCCCGAAAGTGATTACGAATTGCCCGAAACCGCCAAGCTCGTCAAAGTTGGTGAGGAGCTCATCGAGAAAGTTCACAGCTACAACAGCGACATTTTAGTTAGCGCAGGCTTTCACATTCGTTCTGGTCAAACGAAACTTGCTACCACTGGCGGTGTGTACGGTGAGCGCAACAGTAAGGTTGTGAGTGCTAGTCTTGGTGGAAATTTAGTACAGGGTGAAGATTTTCTGCAAGCATACGGCTACGATGTCGCGAAAAACGGCGAACCTGATTACGACAAGATTTTAGCGACACTGATCGAGAAATATACCAACGCCGAAAAGACAGCGAGTATTAGTAGTGGCAAGTATCCCGTTCTCTTCACACCCCGCGCTGCCCTGAGTACTATTGGCGGACTCTTCGACACCATTTTGTCCGGTCAAGTCGTTGTCCAAAAAGCATCGCCCCTCGCTGGCAAACTAGGCGAAAAACTCTTTGGTGATGTGCTGACTATCTACGAAGATCCGACCATTGGCGTTTCCGCTTGTCCCTTTGACGATGAAGGCACACCCACCAGCAAAAAAACCTTTATTAAAAATGGCGTAGTGCAGCAGTTCTATTGGGATCGCCAGTGGGCAGCCCGCGGTAATGCGGAAGCGACAGGCAATGGCTTCCGGGGTGGCTTATCTCGTCCCAGCCCTGACATGGTGAATTTTTGTATGGGTGCTGGCCAAACACCCCTCGCAGATTTAATTAAGGATATGAAAGAGGGTGTCATTGTCGATCAAGTTTTAGGGGCGGGACAATCGAACCAATTAGCTGGCGAATTTTCGGTAAACCTCGACCTCGGTTACAAAGTCGAAAATGGTGAAATCGTTGGTCGTCTAAAAAATACGATGGTGGCAGGTAGTATTTTTGAAGCGTTTGATCACTTAATCGATCTTAGCGATCGCCGGGAATGGGTGGGTGGTAGCGCCCTAATGCCGTCGATGTTATTTGGCAAGTTAGGAGTTGCGTCGCGGGAGGTTTAG
- a CDS encoding peptidoglycan-binding domain-containing protein yields MPKQLLRLSPIALMSIQALEPDCDLKLHDNGADVQRLQIILKELSLYNGSLDGHFNLKTERALLRLQQYLEVSATGQLDIHTWYQLTYWAEEIAQQRHGGALVTH; encoded by the coding sequence ATGCCGAAGCAATTACTCCGCCTTTCCCCCATCGCCCTCATGTCCATTCAAGCCCTAGAGCCGGACTGTGATCTCAAACTCCATGACAACGGTGCCGATGTCCAGCGTCTCCAAATCATTCTCAAAGAATTAAGCCTTTACAATGGTTCCCTTGATGGCCATTTCAACCTCAAAACTGAGCGCGCCCTACTGCGATTACAGCAATATCTAGAGGTATCAGCCACCGGGCAGCTCGATATCCATACTTGGTATCAACTGACCTATTGGGCTGAAGAAATCGCCCAACAACGCCATGGCGGCGCATTAGTCACCCACTAA